TCGGACGCATTCCAGAAGCGCCGCGAGGAATTGCGGGAGCTGACTTACGACGAAGACTCAATGTACTTCTGTGGCGATGACGAAGATGAGCGCCAGTTCATTCTAGAGGACAAGGACGCCTACCATGGTGAGAACGTCTTCTACGTCCCAGAGGAAGCTCGGTGGGAGTACCTGCTCGAAAACGCAACCGATCCTGACATCGGCGCAAAGGTCGACGACGCAATGCGGGCCATCGAGGATGAGAACCCAGATCGTCTCAATGGAATGCTGCCGAAACGATATTCCCGGATTCCACAGGACACCCTAGAAGGTTTACTCAACGAGTTCGCAGAGATTGATCTCGGCAACGGAAAAGACACGCAGGACGAGGACATTTTCGGCCGCGTCTACGAATACTTCATCAAAGAATTTGCCCGACAAGAAGGGCACCGTGGCGGCGAGTTCTACACTCCAAAATATGTCGTCGAACTATTAGTTGAGATTTTGGAGCCCTTCGAGGGCCGAATTTTTGACCCTTTTAGTGGCTCTGGTGGGATGTTCGTTCAAAGCCACAAGTTCTTAAAACGAAAAGGCGGAGACGACAGTCAGCTATCGATCTACGGGCAAGAAGTCAACGACGCCACTTGGCGCATTTGCAAAATGAATCTTTATCTTCGGGGTATTGATGGGAACATCCAGCTTGGCGACAGCATCCGAAACGATCAGTTCCCCAATCTCCGGGCAGATAAGATCATCACAAATCCTCCGTTCAACATGAGCGAATGGGGGAAAGACACTGTTTCAGATGATGATTCCCGGTTCGAGTATGGTATGCCACCCTCGAACAACGCGAACTTCGCCTTCATACAACACATGATCTCCCATCTCGACGACGACGGGATGGCGGGGACAGTCATGGCGAATGGATCGATGTCTGTTCAGGGCCAAGAAGGTGAGATCCGAAAGGAAATCATTGAAGCCGATCTATTAGATGCCGTAATCACTCTCCCGGGTGAACTATTCTATACTACCTCGATTCCGGTTTGCCTCTGGATCATCAGCAAAGGGAAAGATTCGGACAGATACCGGAATCGAACGGACGAAACACTGTTCATCAACGCAAAGGATCTCTACGAGTCGATCGACCGCACCCAGAATCGTTTAACGGAGGATCATATTCAGACTATCGCGGATACAGTGCGGGCGTATCGCGGTGAGGAGGGTGTAGACGATTATGAGGACGAGACTGGGTTCTGTAAGGTGGCAACGACGGATGAGATAGCCGACAACGATTATATGGTAACTCCCGGACGGTATGTGGGCATCAATCGAGATACCGAAAACGAGGTTCCGTACGAAGTGAAGATGGAAGAGTTGTCTGCCGAACTCCGTGAGCAATTTCAGCGCTCGAACGACCTTCAGAAGGAAATCGAAGCAAACTTGGAAGAGTTGGGATTCTGATGACACAAGAAGAAATTGAAGCCTTCGTTGAGGAAGCGAAAACGGCGGAGGTGAGCGATGAATACGGCCCGGGAAACGA
This region of Halodesulfurarchaeum sp. HSR-GB genomic DNA includes:
- a CDS encoding N-6 DNA methylase, producing MSINGDNGKFEKSLWQSAQGLRGPVESAEYKHIVLGLLFQKFMSDAFQKRREELRELTYDEDSMYFCGDDEDERQFILEDKDAYHGENVFYVPEEARWEYLLENATDPDIGAKVDDAMRAIEDENPDRLNGMLPKRYSRIPQDTLEGLLNEFAEIDLGNGKDTQDEDIFGRVYEYFIKEFARQEGHRGGEFYTPKYVVELLVEILEPFEGRIFDPFSGSGGMFVQSHKFLKRKGGDDSQLSIYGQEVNDATWRICKMNLYLRGIDGNIQLGDSIRNDQFPNLRADKIITNPPFNMSEWGKDTVSDDDSRFEYGMPPSNNANFAFIQHMISHLDDDGMAGTVMANGSMSVQGQEGEIRKEIIEADLLDAVITLPGELFYTTSIPVCLWIISKGKDSDRYRNRTDETLFINAKDLYESIDRTQNRLTEDHIQTIADTVRAYRGEEGVDDYEDETGFCKVATTDEIADNDYMVTPGRYVGINRDTENEVPYEVKMEELSAELREQFQRSNDLQKEIEANLEELGF